Proteins from a single region of Macaca thibetana thibetana isolate TM-01 chromosome 4, ASM2454274v1, whole genome shotgun sequence:
- the CLPSL2 gene encoding colipase-like protein 2, giving the protein MAAALALVAGILAGAVMPLWSALPQYKKKITDRCFHHSECYSDCCLMDLESGGAFCAPRARITMICLPQTKGATNIICPCRVGLTCISKDLMCASRCHMI; this is encoded by the exons ATGGCCGCAGCCCTGGCGCTCGTGGCGGGGATCCTGGCGGGGGCGGTGATGCCCCTCTGGAGCGCGCTTCCGCAATATAAAAAG AAAATCACAGACAGGTGCTTCCACCACTCTGAGTGCTACAGTGACTGCTGCCTCATGGACTTGGAATCCGGTGGAGCCTTCTGTGCCCCCAGGGCCAGAATAACCATGATCTGCTTGCCCCAG ACCAAGGGAGCTACCAACATCATCTGCCCTTGCCGGGTGGGCTTGACATGCATATCCAAGGACTTGATGTGTGCCAGCCGGTGCCATATGATTTAG
- the CLPSL1 gene encoding LOW QUALITY PROTEIN: colipase-like protein 1 (The sequence of the model RefSeq protein was modified relative to this genomic sequence to represent the inferred CDS: inserted 1 base in 1 codon): MMLPQWLLLLFLLFSFLFLLTRGXSPTKYNLLGLKEVCIRNQDCQTGCCRRAPDICESHCAEKGSEGSLCQTLVFFGQYRHCPCLQNLTCVYWKSEKWSAIAFGHCQKIGRQKLDEEMFF, from the exons ATGATGCTACCCCAATGGCTACTGCTGCTGTTCCTtctattctcctttctcttcctcctcaccaGGG TTTCTCCAACAAAATACAACCTTTTG GGCCTCAAGGAGGTTTGCATCCGGAACCAGGACTGCCAGACTGGGTGCTGCCGACGGGCTCCAGACATCTGCGAGTCGCACTGCGCGGAGAAGGGGTCCGAGGGCAGCCTGTGTCAAACGCTG GTATTCTTTGGCCAATATAGACATTGTCCCTGCCTGCAGAACCTGACTTGTGTATATTGGAAGAGTGAGAAATGGTCTGCCATTGCCTTTGGCCATTGTCAGAAAATTGGAAGGCAGAAGCTGGATGAGGAAATGTTCTTCTAG
- the CLPS gene encoding colipase, producing the protein MEKILILLLVALSVAYAAPGPRGIIINLENGELCMNSAQCKSQCCQHTGALDLARCIPLASENSECSVKTLYGIYYKCPCERGLTCEGDKTIVGAITNTNFGVCHDIGTLDAPSSETAHPLPYLAQNAADH; encoded by the exons ATGGAGAAGATCCTGATCCTCCTGCTTGTCGCCCTCTCTGTGGCCTATGCAGCTCCTGGCCCACGGGGGATCATTATCAACCTG GAGAACGGTGAGCTCTGCATGAATAGTGCCCAGTGTAAGAGCCAATGCTGCCAACACACGGGTGCGTTGGACCTGGCCCGCTGCATACCCTTGGCCAGCGAGAACAGCGAGTGTTCTGTCAAG ACGCTCTACGGGATTTACTACAAGTGTCCCTGTGAGCGTGGCCTGACCTGTGAGGGAGACAAGACCATTGTGGGCGCCATCACCAACACCAACTTCGGCGTCTGCCACGACATTGGGACACTGGACGCTCCAAGCAGTGAGACCGCCCACCCACTCCCATACCTAGCCCAAAATGCTGCAGACCACTAG